The sequence below is a genomic window from Mycobacterium sp. ITM-2016-00316.
AAGCGCCCCACCGATGCCGCCGTCGAGGTGCGTCCACCCGGTCCCATGCGTGGCGGTCTGGGCAGCGGGCTGGTAGGCGATCTGGTGAGCGAGCAGAAGCACCACGGCGGCGACGATCAAGCCGTGTACGCCTACGCCAGGGAGGATCTCGATGCCTGGGAGAGCGAACTCGACCGGCAGATCGGCAACGGCGTCTTCGGGGAGAACCTGACCACGGCGGGTATCGACGTCACCAATGCGGTCATCGGTGAACGTTGGCGCGTCGGAGACGGCGGACTGGTCCTGGAGGTGACTCGGCCCCGCACACCGTGCCGGACGTTCTCGTCGTGGCTGGAGATCGACGGCTGGATCAAGAGGTTCACCGATCGCGGTGTGCCCGGCGCCTATCTGCGCATCATCGCGCCCGGAGTGGTGCGTGCCGGAGATTCGATCGAGATCCTCGAGCGTCCCGGCCATGATGTGACAATCGCGCTGGTGTTCCGCGCGATGATGAAGGATCCGGGTCTGCTGCCGTCACTGCTCGTCGCCGACGCCTTGCCGGAACCGTTGAAGGACAAGGCACGCCGCCGCGCGCACGCCTAGCGGACCGGAGGCAGCTCCGCCGCAATGAGCCCGGCGATCCGCTCGGCCAGATAGCGGTGCCCGACATCGGTGGGGTGCACCCCGTCGACGGCGATCAGGTCGGGTCTGCCCACAAACCAGCCTTCGGCGAGCGGATCCACGAATCGTGCCCCCGACGCCATGGCGACGATGGACAGGGCGTCCCGGATCTGAGTGATCCGCACGGGAACGTCTGGGGTGGGCCACGGCGGCCCGATCACCAGCAAGCGCGCCGTCGGCGCCCGGTGCCGCGCGAGATCGAAAGCACTTCTGGCCAATCCGGCCACATCTACCGCCTCGACCGGCTGATCGTTACGGGACCCGAAGAACACCACCAGGGCGTCATCGGGCCGGACCGCCCGAGCGGTCAAGTCTCCGAACGTGCTGTTGTGATCGCCACGCACCCCGTAACCGGCACGCCCCTCGGCAGCGATATCGGCCGTGACCGTCCTGCCCTGATCGGCCAGGATCCGCCAGGCCAACGCCGGCCAGCCATTGACGCCGAGGCCGCCGAGATCGGTGCCGGTGGTGTAGGAGTCGCTGATGACGGCGATCCGGCTGAGCGCTGTTTCCCTCCCGGCGAGCTGCACCGACGGTGCAGCGGGCGAGACCGCGGTGACCAACAGCGCAAGCGAGACCACCAGACCGGCCACACGACGCACGACATCCTCCTGCTTGAAGTACCCGCGTAAGCCTACTGGACCACGCAGATAAACTGCCGCACAGAAGTATTCGCGTCAGGCCGACAATTTCGACTCGGTGCGGTCGGTGTCGGTCGCCTGCATTCTGGGCACCGTTCCCCGGATGTCCACCATGCGGCGCATCCAGTGCCGGGCCGGCTCCTCCACCACGTGATACAGCAGCGCCGAACAGGCCAGCGTCACTGCGAAGATCGCCGTCAACAACCACGGCCCGGCCGGCCCTGCCAACACCAGCTCGAACTGCTCTGCCGCCCAGTTCCACGCGGTGTGCACCAGTTCATGAACCATGTACAGGCTGAACGAGATCTGCCCGCCATAGACCAGAATGCGGGTCGACAGCAGCGCGGTCAGCGTGCCCGACCCGATGGACAGCATCACGACCAGCGGGACGAACAGCAGATCCACCACGCCGCCACTGTCCATCACCCCGGGAATGGGATGCCC
It includes:
- a CDS encoding MOSC domain-containing protein codes for the protein MSSVLTVNIAHPRTNPDTRKKPTGIDKRPTDAAVEVRPPGPMRGGLGSGLVGDLVSEQKHHGGDDQAVYAYAREDLDAWESELDRQIGNGVFGENLTTAGIDVTNAVIGERWRVGDGGLVLEVTRPRTPCRTFSSWLEIDGWIKRFTDRGVPGAYLRIIAPGVVRAGDSIEILERPGHDVTIALVFRAMMKDPGLLPSLLVADALPEPLKDKARRRAHA
- a CDS encoding Rv0518 family GDSL lipase — its product is MRRVAGLVVSLALLVTAVSPAAPSVQLAGRETALSRIAVISDSYTTGTDLGGLGVNGWPALAWRILADQGRTVTADIAAEGRAGYGVRGDHNSTFGDLTARAVRPDDALVVFFGSRNDQPVEAVDVAGLARSAFDLARHRAPTARLLVIGPPWPTPDVPVRITQIRDALSIVAMASGARFVDPLAEGWFVGRPDLIAVDGVHPTDVGHRYLAERIAGLIAAELPPVR